A genomic region of Salvelinus alpinus chromosome 12, SLU_Salpinus.1, whole genome shotgun sequence contains the following coding sequences:
- the LOC139535303 gene encoding trichohyalin-like — MDAGLCSKLRNKESENKLRHKESENKLRHKESENKLRHKESENKLRNKESENKLRHKESENKLRHKESEDKLRHKESENKLRHKESENKLRHKESENKLRNNESENKLRNNESENKLRHKESENKLRNKESENKLRNNESENKLRHKESENKLRNKESEDKLRNKESENKLRNNESENKLRNKESENKLRNNESENKLRHKESENKLRNNESENKLRHKESENKLRNKESENKLRNNESENKLRHKESENKLRNKESENKLRNNESENKLRNKESENKFRNKESENKLRHKESENKLRHKESENKLRHKESENKLRNKESEDKLRKRERENKLRHKESENKLRKKESENKLRNNESENKLRNKESENKLRNNESENKLRHKESENKLRNNESENKLRHKESENKLRNKESENKLRNNDSENKLRHKESENKLRNKENENKLRNNESENKLRNKESENKFRNKESENKLRHKESENKLRHKESENKLRHKESENKLRNKESEDKLRKRERENKLRHKESENKLRHKESVNKLRNKESENKLRNKESENKLRHKESENKLRHNESENKLRNNESENKLRNKESENKLRHKESENKLRHKESENKLRNKESENKLRHSESENKLRHKESENKLRHNESENKLRHKESENKLRNKESENKLRHKESENKLRHKESENKLRIKER, encoded by the exons ATGGACGCCGGGCTGTGCAGCAAG TTGAGAAACAAGGAGAGTGAAAACAAGTTGAGACACAAGGAGAGTGAAAACAAGTTGAGACACAAGGAGAGTGAAAACAAGTTGAGACACAAGGAGAGTGAAAACAAGTTGAGAAACAAGGAGAGTGAAAACAAGTTGAGACACAAGGAGAGTGAAAACAAGTTGAGACACAAGGAGAGTGAAGACAAGTTGAGACACAAGGAGAGTGAAAACAAGTTGAGACACAAGGAGAGTGAAAACAAGTTGAGACACAAGGAGAGTGAAAACAAGTTGAGAAACAATGAGAGTGAAAACAAGTTGAGAAACAATGAGAGTGAAAACAAGTTGAGACACAAGGAGAGTGAAAACAAGTTGAGAAACAAGGAGAGTGAAAACAAGTTGAGAAACAATGAGAGTGAAAACAAGTTGAGACACAAGGAGAGTGAAAACAAGTTGAGAAACAAGGAGAGTGAAGACAAGTTGAGAAACAAGGAGAGTGAAAACAAGTTGAGAAACAATGAGAGTGAAAACAAGTTGAGAAACAAGGAGAGTGAAAACAAGTTGAGAAACAATGAGAGTGAAAACAAGTTGAGACACAAGGAGAGTGAAAACAAGTTGAGAAACAATGAGAGTGAAAACAAGTTGAGACACAAGGAGAGTGAAAACAAGTTGAGAAACAAGGAGAGTGAAAACAAGTTGAGAAACAATGAGAGTGAAAACAAGTTGAGACACAAGGAGAGTGAAAACAAGTTGAGAAACAAGGAGAGTGAAAACAAGTTGAGAAACAATGAGAGTGAAAACAAGTTGAGAAACAAGGAGAGTGAAAACAAGTTTAGAAACAAGGAGAGTGAAAACAAGTTGAGACACAAGGAGAGTGAAAACAAGTTGAGACACAAGGAGAGTGAAAACAAGTTGAGACACAAGGAGAGTGAAAACAAGTTGAGAAACAAGGAGAGTGAAGACAAGTTgagaaaaagggagagggaaAACAAGTTGAGACACAAGGAGAGTGAAAACAAGTtgagaaagaaggagagtgaaAACAAGTTGAGAAACAATGAGAGTGAAAACAAGTTGAGAAACAAGGAGAGTGAAAACAAGTTGAGAAACAATGAGAGTGAAAACAAGTTGAGACACAAGGAGAGTGAAAACAAGTTGAGAAACAATGAGAGTGAAAACAAGTTGAGACACAAGGAGAGTGAAAACAAGTTGAGAAACAAGGAGAGTGAAAACAAGTTGAGAaacaatgacagtgaaaacaagtTGAGACACAAGGAGAGTGAAAACAAGTTGAGAAACAAGGAGAATGAAAACAAGTTGAGAAACAATGAGAGTGAAAACAAGTTGAGAAACAAGGAGAGTGAAAACAAGTTTAGAAACAAGGAGAGTGAAAACAAGTTGAGACACAAGGAGAGTGAAAACAAGTTGAGACACAAGGAGAGTGAAAACAAGTTGAGACACAAGGAGAGTGAAAACAAGTTGAGAAACAAGGAGAGTGAAGACAAGTTgagaaaaagggagagggaaAACAAGTTGAGACACAAGGAGAGTGAAAACAAGTTGAGACACAAGGAGAGTGTAAACAAGTTGAGAAACAAGGAGAGTGAAAACAAGTTGAGAAACAAGGAGAGTGAAAACAAGTTGAGACACAAGGAGAGTGAAAACAAGTTGAGACACAATGAGAGTGAAAACAAGTTGAGAAACAATGAGAGTGAAAACAAGTTGAGAAACAAGGAGAGTGAAAACAAGTTGAGACACAAGGAGAGTGAAAACAAGTTGAGACACAAGGAGAGTGAAAACAAGTTGAGAAACAAGGAGAGTGAAAACAAGTTGAGACACAGTGAGAGTGAAAACAAGTTGAGACACAAGGAGAGTGAAAACAAGTTGAGACACAATGAGAGTGAAAACAAGTTGAGACACAAGGAGAGTGAAAACAAGTTGAGAAACAAGGAGAGTGAAAACAAGTTGAGACACAAGGAGAGTGAAAACAAGTTGAGACACAAGGAGAGTGAAAACAAGTTGAGAATCAAGGAGCGATAG